The Polyodon spathula isolate WHYD16114869_AA chromosome 3, ASM1765450v1, whole genome shotgun sequence genome has a segment encoding these proteins:
- the LOC121313223 gene encoding cytochrome b-c1 complex subunit 7: MAARAPVSATGRLLSGFRKWYYNAAGFNKLGLMRDDTMYEDDDVKEALKRLPEPVYNDRMFRIKRALDLSMKQQILPKDQWTKYEEDGNYLTPYVKEVICEKKEKAEWNKK, from the exons ATGGCAGCGAGGGCACCAG tgtCAGCAACAGGCCGATTATTGTCTGGCTTTCGAAAGTGGTACTACAATGCTGCAGGGTTCAACAAGCTTG GACTAATGCGAGATGACACTATGTATGAGGATGATGATGTGAAAGAGGCTTTGAAGAGGCTCCCAGAGCCCGTGTACAATGACAGAATGTTCCGTATCAAGAGAGCACTTGACTTGTCTATGAAACAGCAGATCCTGCCCAAAGATCAGTGGACAAAATACGAAGAG GATGGAAACTACTTAACACCTTATGTGAAGGAGGTGATTTGTGAAAAGAAGGAGAAGGCAGAATGGAATAAGAAGTGA